A genomic window from Flavobacterium sp. I3-2 includes:
- the smpB gene encoding SsrA-binding protein SmpB, with amino-acid sequence MLKTVNILNKRAKFEYEFLEKYSAGIVLTGTEIKSIRLGKANIADSFCEFQNNELFMINSHIEEYSYGTSYNHKAKSERKLLLNKKELKSLLKSVQNKGLTIIPLRLFTNEKGLAKLEIALAKGKKLFDKRETIKDRENKISLDRLKKEFK; translated from the coding sequence ATGCTAAAAACAGTCAACATATTAAATAAGAGAGCCAAATTTGAGTACGAATTTCTAGAGAAATATTCTGCTGGAATTGTATTAACTGGAACAGAAATTAAATCCATTCGTTTAGGAAAAGCTAACATTGCTGATAGTTTTTGTGAGTTTCAGAATAATGAATTGTTTATGATTAATTCTCATATTGAGGAATATTCGTACGGAACAAGTTATAATCACAAAGCAAAAAGTGAACGTAAACTTTTATTAAATAAAAAAGAATTAAAATCGCTACTTAAAAGTGTTCAAAATAAAGGCTTAACTATCATCCCTTTACGATTATTTACAAACGAAAAAGGTTTAGCTAAATTAGAAATCGCTTTAGCAAAAGGTAAAAAATTATTCGATAAACGAGAAACAATTAAAGATCGTGAAAACAAAATCAGTTTAGATCGTTTGAAAAAAGAGTTTAAATAA
- a CDS encoding protein-L-isoaspartate(D-aspartate) O-methyltransferase, whose protein sequence is MRDTAKHQGLRNQLVSLLQQKGIHDINVLKAMQVIPRHFFLESGFEDFAYQDKAFPIGAGQTISQPYTVAFQSQLLEVKTDDKILEIGTGSGYQTAVLCKMGAKVFTIERQIELYKKTSKLLPKLGFKPKVVSFGDGYKGLVTDAPFDGIIVTAGAPFIPQPLMAQLKIGGRLVIPVGEDKQIMTLLIRKTETHFEQHEFGDFRFVPMLEDKNR, encoded by the coding sequence TTGAGAGATACTGCCAAACATCAAGGACTTCGAAATCAACTAGTAAGTTTATTACAGCAAAAAGGAATTCACGATATTAATGTGCTGAAAGCCATGCAGGTGATTCCTCGACATTTTTTCTTAGAATCGGGGTTTGAAGATTTTGCTTACCAAGATAAAGCATTTCCGATTGGTGCCGGACAAACCATTTCACAACCCTATACGGTAGCTTTTCAGTCGCAATTATTAGAAGTTAAAACCGATGATAAAATTTTAGAAATCGGAACAGGTTCTGGATATCAAACGGCAGTTTTATGCAAAATGGGTGCAAAGGTTTTTACGATTGAACGTCAGATTGAATTGTATAAAAAAACATCGAAATTGTTGCCCAAATTAGGTTTTAAACCTAAAGTAGTTTCGTTTGGCGATGGTTATAAAGGTTTGGTTACCGATGCGCCTTTTGATGGAATTATTGTAACTGCTGGTGCGCCTTTTATTCCGCAACCTTTAATGGCGCAATTAAAAATAGGAGGTAGGTTGGTGATTCCGGTTGGAGAAGATAAACAAATCATGACTCTGTTGATTCGCAAAACCGAAACTCATTTTGAACAACACGAATTTGGAGATTTTAGATTCGTACCTATGTTAGAAGATAAGAATAGATAA
- a CDS encoding Gfo/Idh/MocA family protein, with product MLKIGVLGAGHLGKIHLRLLNQSEKYELVGFYDPFKENAEKVAAEFGYKSFETIAELINAVDVVDIVTPTLSHYDCAVEAIKAGKHIFLEKPISNSVEEAEHIIALAKEYNVKGQVGHVERFNPAFKAVKDKIHNPMFIETHRLAEFNPRGTDVPVVLDLMIHDIDAILSVVKSKVTFVHATGTSVISDSPDIANARIEFENGCVANITSSRISMKNMRKARFFQKDAYISVDYLDKICEVVKMKDAPEVPGDFDLILQNAEGVKKQIYYDNPDVPANNAILDELETFADAISNNTTPIVTLEDGTEALRIAYRIIDCFKN from the coding sequence ATGTTAAAAATTGGAGTTTTAGGCGCAGGTCATTTAGGTAAAATTCACCTAAGATTACTAAACCAATCAGAAAAATATGAACTAGTCGGGTTCTACGACCCATTTAAAGAAAATGCAGAAAAGGTAGCTGCTGAATTCGGATATAAATCATTTGAAACAATAGCTGAACTTATCAATGCTGTTGATGTAGTTGATATTGTTACACCAACGCTTTCGCATTATGATTGCGCTGTTGAAGCTATTAAAGCTGGGAAACACATTTTTTTAGAAAAACCGATTTCAAATTCTGTCGAAGAAGCAGAACATATCATTGCTTTAGCTAAAGAATATAACGTAAAAGGCCAGGTTGGACATGTCGAACGTTTTAATCCTGCTTTCAAAGCGGTGAAAGACAAAATTCACAATCCGATGTTTATCGAAACACATCGTTTGGCAGAGTTTAATCCGCGCGGAACAGATGTTCCTGTGGTTTTAGATTTGATGATTCATGATATTGATGCCATTTTAAGCGTTGTAAAATCTAAAGTAACTTTTGTTCACGCAACCGGAACCTCTGTAATTAGCGATTCGCCTGATATTGCCAATGCTCGAATTGAATTCGAAAACGGCTGTGTTGCTAATATTACTTCGAGTCGTATTTCGATGAAAAATATGCGTAAAGCACGTTTCTTCCAAAAAGACGCTTACATTTCTGTTGATTATTTAGATAAGATTTGTGAAGTCGTTAAGATGAAAGATGCACCTGAAGTTCCGGGTGATTTTGATTTGATTCTTCAGAATGCAGAAGGAGTTAAAAAACAGATTTATTACGATAATCCAGATGTACCAGCAAACAACGCCATCTTAGATGAATTAGAAACGTTTGCTGATGCGATTAGCAATAATACAACACCGATTGTCACTTTAGAAGACGGAACAGAAGCTTTACGAATTGCATATCGAATTATCGATTGTTTTAAAAATTAA
- a CDS encoding 3-hydroxyacyl-CoA dehydrogenase family protein: protein MKNIAVIGAGTMGNGIAHTFAQKGFTVCLIDISEKSIERGMNTIISNLDRMIAKGSITEADKKATIENIITYTDVKDGVVNADLVVEAATENVNLKLNIFKELSEVCNENVILASNTSSISITQIASVVKNPERVIGMHFMNPVPIMKLVEIIRGYNTSDEVTKTIMDLSVKLGKTPTEVNDYPGFVANRILMPMINESIETLYNDVAGVQEIDTVMKLGMAHPMGPLQLADFIGLDVCLSILNVMYDGFKNPKYAPCPLLVNMVMAGKLGVKSGEGFYDYSESKKAEKVAKMFS from the coding sequence ATGAAAAATATTGCAGTTATTGGAGCTGGAACTATGGGTAACGGAATTGCTCATACTTTTGCTCAAAAAGGATTTACAGTTTGTTTAATTGACATTAGCGAAAAATCAATTGAAAGAGGAATGAATACCATCATTTCTAATTTAGACCGTATGATTGCTAAAGGTTCAATTACAGAAGCTGACAAAAAAGCAACTATCGAAAACATCATCACGTACACAGACGTTAAAGACGGAGTTGTAAATGCTGATTTAGTGGTTGAAGCAGCTACAGAAAACGTAAATTTAAAATTAAATATTTTTAAAGAGTTAAGTGAAGTTTGTAACGAAAACGTAATCTTAGCCTCAAATACATCATCTATTTCTATCACACAAATTGCTTCTGTGGTTAAAAATCCAGAGCGTGTAATAGGAATGCATTTTATGAATCCGGTGCCGATTATGAAATTAGTTGAAATCATTCGTGGTTACAACACTTCAGACGAGGTTACTAAAACCATCATGGATTTATCTGTTAAATTAGGAAAAACGCCAACAGAAGTTAACGATTATCCAGGATTCGTGGCAAACCGTATTTTAATGCCAATGATTAACGAATCTATCGAAACCTTATACAACGATGTTGCTGGAGTTCAAGAAATTGACACGGTAATGAAATTAGGAATGGCACATCCGATGGGACCATTACAATTAGCCGATTTTATTGGTTTAGATGTTTGTTTATCTATCTTAAACGTAATGTACGACGGATTCAAAAATCCTAAATATGCACCATGTCCGTTATTAGTAAATATGGTTATGGCAGGAAAATTAGGTGTTAAATCTGGTGAAGGTTTCTACGATTATTCTGAAAGCAAAAAAGCCGAAAAAGTGGCTAAAATGTTTTCTTAA
- a CDS encoding DUF1015 domain-containing protein → MAKIIPFKAVLPTADKVALVTTRSYDEYSAAELASWLDFNPFSFLHIMSPAYINQQKIGINERFKMVANKYNDFKRDGILVKQDKSAMYLYKIETKKNTFLGIMAGTSVTDYQENKIKKHENTLAYRVDTLKDYFKITQFNTEPVLMMYPENDALQQWISDKQKMAPLYDFSTTNREKHTLWSIDSEKEIEFITNIFNSFDNLYIADGHHRSASAHLLHQENKDANNSKLDYFMSFLISENNIKINEYNRLVHDLNNHSVTDFLSLLDKDFVVIKRNEQIWKPTQKFEFGMYLEGNFYSLQLKDIPTSENKLETLDAQLLYDKILNPILGIEDLRTDSRIDYIPGNKSLLEMIDKIDNGAYKIGFNLYPASIEEIKYLADNDLTMPPKSTYIEPKFRNGLIIYEL, encoded by the coding sequence ATGGCAAAAATAATTCCTTTTAAAGCAGTGCTTCCAACAGCAGATAAAGTTGCTTTGGTAACCACACGTTCGTATGACGAATATAGTGCGGCAGAACTTGCTTCTTGGTTAGATTTTAATCCGTTTTCTTTTCTACACATCATGAGTCCGGCGTATATCAATCAACAAAAAATTGGTATTAACGAACGTTTTAAAATGGTTGCTAACAAATACAACGATTTTAAACGCGATGGTATTCTTGTTAAGCAAGATAAATCTGCCATGTATTTGTATAAAATAGAAACTAAAAAAAACACCTTTCTTGGAATTATGGCCGGAACATCGGTTACTGATTATCAAGAGAACAAAATTAAAAAGCACGAAAATACGTTAGCATATCGTGTTGATACGCTAAAAGATTATTTTAAAATCACCCAGTTTAACACAGAACCCGTTTTGATGATGTATCCAGAAAATGATGCACTTCAACAATGGATTTCTGACAAACAAAAAATGGCACCACTGTATGATTTTTCGACCACAAACAGAGAAAAGCATACACTTTGGAGCATAGATTCTGAAAAAGAAATTGAATTTATTACCAATATTTTCAATTCATTCGATAATTTATATATCGCAGACGGACATCATCGTTCGGCATCGGCACATTTATTACATCAAGAAAATAAAGATGCTAATAATTCTAAATTAGATTATTTTATGAGTTTTTTGATTTCAGAAAACAACATCAAAATAAACGAATACAACCGTTTGGTTCACGATTTAAATAACCATTCGGTAACTGATTTTTTAAGTTTGTTAGATAAAGATTTCGTTGTCATAAAACGCAACGAACAAATTTGGAAACCAACTCAAAAATTTGAATTTGGCATGTACTTAGAGGGCAATTTCTATTCGTTACAACTCAAAGATATTCCAACATCAGAAAATAAATTAGAAACTTTAGACGCGCAATTGTTGTATGATAAAATCTTAAATCCGATTTTAGGAATTGAAGATTTACGTACCGATAGCCGCATCGATTATATTCCAGGAAACAAAAGTTTGTTGGAAATGATTGATAAAATTGATAACGGAGCGTACAAAATTGGTTTTAATTTATATCCGGCTTCAATCGAAGAAATTAAATATTTAGCCGATAACGATTTAACTATGCCTCCAAAAAGTACTTATATTGAACCTAAATTTAGAAATGGTTTAATTATTTACGAACTTTAA
- a CDS encoding YggS family pyridoxal phosphate-dependent enzyme: MSIKTNLLEIKKSIPENVTLVAVSKTKPVADLQQAYDAGQRIFGENKIQEMTEKSEKLPDDIQWHMIGHVQTNKVKYMAPFVHLIHGVDSLKLLVEIDKQAKKHNRIINCLLQVYIAKEETKFGLNEAEVLEIIHSDTFKNLQNIKVVGLMGMASFTDDTQTVKNEFTNLKNIFDYVKPYQLTNCSFEILSMGMSGDYKLAIECGSTMVRIGSSIFGTR; encoded by the coding sequence ATGTCAATAAAAACAAATTTACTTGAAATAAAAAAATCAATTCCAGAAAACGTTACCTTAGTTGCAGTTTCTAAAACAAAACCTGTAGCTGATTTACAACAAGCTTACGATGCTGGTCAACGTATTTTTGGTGAGAATAAAATTCAAGAAATGACTGAGAAATCAGAAAAATTACCTGATGATATTCAATGGCACATGATTGGTCACGTACAAACGAACAAAGTAAAGTACATGGCTCCGTTTGTGCATTTAATTCACGGTGTTGACAGCTTAAAATTATTGGTCGAAATTGATAAGCAAGCAAAAAAACACAATCGAATTATCAATTGTTTATTGCAAGTTTACATCGCAAAAGAAGAAACTAAGTTTGGTTTAAATGAAGCTGAAGTTTTAGAAATAATTCATTCAGATACTTTTAAAAACCTACAAAATATAAAAGTTGTTGGATTGATGGGAATGGCTTCTTTTACAGATGATACACAAACTGTAAAAAACGAATTTACTAATTTGAAAAACATTTTCGATTATGTAAAACCTTACCAACTTACAAATTGCTCATTCGAAATTTTATCGATGGGAATGAGCGGAGATTATAAACTTGCTATCGAATGCGGAAGTACAATGGTTCGTATCGGAAGTAGCATTTTTGGAACAAGATAA
- a CDS encoding exonuclease domain-containing protein: MYAIIDIETTGGQFNAEGITEIAIYKFDGVELVDQFISLVNPEIPIQPFVVKLTGINNAMLRTAPKFYQIAKRIIEITKDCIIVAHNAAFDYRVLKMEFKRLGYDYVKQTLCTVELSKQLLPEVKTYSLGKLVRSLGIPIADRHRASGDAMATLKLFKLLLSKDTEKTILKTLIKNEISNGISPKLFDILENLPTTVGIFYIHNEKGDIILIGKSNNIRKKISQYFTGDSKIAKRIQHDVFTVTFEETGNELIALLKEREEIIHNKPTLNKVQRKSAFLFGVYIDKDNKGKYQLEVRKIDGRKKDVYVFKNQQEAIVYTLKANEILAEKINSDISLEDYNKAFLTHFNEVEHSFKNMIISMKGRNVSEKSALLIEDGAFKGYCFYDLNYQILNPEVLKNILVVMPNTKDSKNIIKYYLYKKSDYKIISF; encoded by the coding sequence GTGTACGCAATTATAGACATCGAAACAACTGGAGGTCAGTTTAATGCAGAAGGAATTACTGAAATTGCCATCTATAAATTTGATGGTGTTGAATTGGTTGACCAATTTATAAGTTTAGTGAATCCTGAAATTCCCATTCAACCTTTTGTTGTAAAACTTACCGGGATTAATAATGCGATGCTTCGTACGGCGCCTAAGTTCTACCAAATAGCTAAACGTATTATCGAAATCACTAAAGATTGCATCATTGTTGCGCATAATGCGGCATTTGATTATCGTGTTCTAAAAATGGAATTTAAGCGTTTAGGATATGATTATGTCAAACAGACGCTTTGTACCGTTGAACTTTCTAAGCAACTTTTGCCTGAAGTTAAAACATATAGTTTAGGAAAATTAGTACGTTCATTAGGAATCCCGATTGCTGACCGTCATCGTGCAAGTGGAGATGCAATGGCAACACTTAAACTTTTTAAACTTTTACTTTCTAAAGACACTGAAAAAACCATTCTAAAAACATTAATCAAAAATGAAATTAGTAATGGAATTTCACCTAAGTTGTTTGATATTTTAGAAAATTTACCTACAACAGTTGGTATTTTTTACATACATAACGAAAAAGGTGATATTATTTTAATTGGTAAAAGTAATAACATCAGAAAAAAAATAAGTCAATATTTTACTGGCGATTCTAAAATTGCGAAACGTATTCAACACGATGTTTTTACGGTAACTTTTGAAGAAACTGGGAACGAATTGATTGCTTTGCTTAAAGAACGTGAAGAAATTATTCATAACAAACCAACTTTAAATAAAGTTCAACGTAAATCGGCATTTTTATTTGGTGTTTATATCGATAAAGATAATAAGGGAAAATATCAATTAGAAGTTCGTAAAATCGACGGAAGAAAAAAAGATGTATACGTTTTTAAAAATCAACAAGAAGCAATCGTTTACACACTAAAAGCAAATGAAATTCTTGCCGAAAAAATAAATTCTGATATTTCTTTAGAAGATTACAACAAAGCATTTTTGACGCATTTTAATGAAGTAGAACATTCGTTTAAAAACATGATTATTTCAATGAAAGGTCGAAATGTTTCAGAAAAAAGTGCTTTGCTTATTGAAGATGGTGCTTTTAAAGGCTATTGTTTTTACGATTTGAATTACCAAATTTTAAATCCAGAAGTACTGAAAAACATTTTAGTAGTAATGCCAAACACAAAAGATTCAAAAAACATAATAAAATATTATCTTTATAAGAAAAGTGATTACAAAATAATCTCTTTCTAA
- a CDS encoding ion transporter produces MKKIKTKYEILRQEIYIIIYGANTFLGRLFDLSLLGVILLSVFLVMFDSMEGIGQKYHEFFFVCEWIITIFFTIEYILRIISNKKPLKYIFSFYGIIDLIATLPMYLSFFIPSTSFLAAFRALRLLRLFGILNLMPIIGQQSHLKEALIASKNKIIVFIYFIVVVSIVLGTVMFMIEGRHNGFKDIPTSIYWCIVTLTTVGYGDVAPTTPLGQFIASMIMIMGYGIIAVPTGIVTAEYAKATSQNPELEKKRICKNCTSFIYDEDANFCPNCGTKIENE; encoded by the coding sequence ATGAAAAAAATTAAAACAAAATACGAAATTCTTAGGCAAGAAATCTACATCATCATCTATGGTGCAAATACCTTTTTAGGTCGTTTGTTTGATTTATCGTTATTAGGTGTCATTTTGTTAAGTGTATTTTTAGTGATGTTTGACTCAATGGAAGGCATTGGTCAAAAATATCACGAGTTTTTTTTTGTTTGTGAATGGATTATTACCATTTTTTTTACCATTGAATATATTCTTCGGATTATTTCAAATAAAAAACCTTTAAAATACATTTTTAGTTTCTACGGAATCATAGATTTAATAGCAACTTTACCGATGTATTTATCATTTTTTATTCCAAGCACATCTTTTTTAGCTGCTTTTAGAGCTTTAAGACTTTTACGTTTATTTGGAATTTTAAATTTAATGCCAATCATTGGGCAACAATCCCATCTTAAAGAAGCTTTAATTGCAAGTAAAAATAAAATTATTGTCTTTATTTATTTCATTGTTGTCGTTTCTATCGTTTTAGGAACCGTGATGTTTATGATTGAAGGTCGTCATAACGGTTTTAAGGACATTCCAACAAGTATTTATTGGTGTATTGTAACTTTAACAACGGTTGGTTATGGCGATGTTGCACCAACAACTCCTTTAGGACAATTTATTGCTTCGATGATTATGATTATGGGTTACGGAATCATTGCTGTTCCGACGGGAATTGTTACTGCAGAATATGCAAAAGCAACCTCTCAAAATCCCGAATTAGAAAAGAAAAGAATTTGTAAAAACTGTACAAGTTTTATTTACGATGAAGACGCTAATTTTTGTCCGAATTGTGGAACTAAAATAGAAAATGAATAA
- the miaA gene encoding tRNA (adenosine(37)-N6)-dimethylallyltransferase MiaA, with the protein MNKNYLILVVGPTAIGKTALAIELAQYFNTEITSCDSRQFFKEMEIGTAVPNSKELAAVKHHFIQNKSIHENYNVGDYEREVLPHLDTLFEQNNIQVVVGGSGLYVDAILKGFDSFPDVDENICKEIEQKYDEFGIEYLQNQLKKFDPEYYQKLNEENPQTLINQQRMKRFVGVSMSSGKAYSSFLNKNEGKRNFTPILIGLKADREEMYERINKRVDLMLQNGLLKEVETLYEHKNLNALQTVGYREIFSFFDGEIEFDFAIEEIKKNTRRFAKRQMTWFTRNESTKWFDYKTNVSEIITYIQNQLK; encoded by the coding sequence ATGAATAAAAATTATTTAATACTTGTTGTTGGACCAACAGCAATCGGAAAGACCGCATTAGCTATAGAATTAGCTCAATATTTTAATACAGAAATTACTTCTTGTGACAGCCGTCAGTTTTTTAAAGAGATGGAAATTGGTACAGCTGTTCCAAACTCAAAAGAATTAGCGGCGGTAAAACATCATTTTATTCAAAACAAATCCATTCACGAAAATTATAATGTTGGCGATTACGAACGCGAAGTTTTACCACATTTAGATACTTTATTTGAACAAAACAACATCCAAGTTGTTGTTGGGGGTTCTGGTTTGTATGTTGATGCTATTCTGAAAGGTTTTGATTCTTTTCCGGATGTTGATGAAAATATCTGTAAAGAAATCGAACAGAAATATGACGAATTTGGAATTGAATATTTACAAAATCAATTGAAAAAATTTGACCCTGAATATTATCAGAAATTAAACGAAGAAAATCCGCAAACTTTAATAAATCAACAACGAATGAAACGTTTTGTTGGTGTTTCGATGTCAAGCGGAAAAGCCTATTCTTCTTTCTTAAATAAAAACGAAGGAAAGAGAAACTTCACTCCTATTTTAATTGGTTTAAAAGCTGATAGAGAAGAAATGTACGAACGCATCAACAAACGCGTTGACCTTATGTTACAAAACGGTTTACTTAAAGAAGTTGAAACTTTGTATGAACATAAAAATCTAAATGCTTTACAAACGGTTGGTTATCGTGAAATTTTCTCGTTTTTTGATGGTGAAATTGAATTTGACTTTGCGATAGAAGAAATCAAAAAAAATACCCGTAGATTTGCAAAACGACAAATGACTTGGTTTACTAGAAACGAATCAACAAAGTGGTTTGATTATAAAACCAATGTTTCTGAAATCATTACATACATACAAAATCAATTAAAATAA
- a CDS encoding acyl-[acyl-carrier-protein] thioesterase gives MPISPKFQSIYTKNWEIFISQCSSNSRLRYTELSNLFQLTAAKHSDLGGMSYFEMQESNQAWVLSRMRLEVEHLPLWHEEVEVKTWIESLDGVRSVRNIQMIQNGKAIAGASSLWVVLNTERKRPEGIAINHDHLTKHPDLKATEKDYDRVDLKIETKKITDYKVKYSDLDIVKHVNNVKYLEWCLDYIPVEILENNAIKVLDLNYLNELNYEDEVSIEISEIIENSIYLYIKKDEKIYFALKVEI, from the coding sequence ATGCCCATATCACCCAAATTTCAATCGATTTACACCAAAAATTGGGAAATTTTCATTTCGCAATGTAGCTCAAACTCTCGTTTAAGATATACCGAATTAAGTAATCTTTTTCAATTAACTGCTGCAAAACATTCTGATTTAGGTGGAATGAGTTATTTTGAAATGCAAGAAAGTAATCAAGCTTGGGTTTTAAGTAGAATGCGATTAGAAGTTGAACATTTACCTTTATGGCATGAAGAAGTTGAGGTTAAAACTTGGATTGAAAGTTTAGACGGCGTTCGTTCGGTTCGTAATATTCAAATGATTCAAAACGGAAAAGCAATTGCCGGAGCTTCGAGTTTATGGGTGGTTTTAAATACAGAAAGAAAACGTCCGGAAGGAATTGCAATTAATCACGACCATTTAACCAAACATCCTGATTTAAAAGCAACTGAAAAAGATTACGACCGCGTTGATTTAAAAATCGAAACTAAAAAAATTACAGATTATAAAGTCAAATATTCTGATTTAGACATTGTAAAACATGTTAATAATGTAAAATATTTAGAATGGTGTTTGGATTATATTCCTGTAGAAATATTAGAAAACAACGCTATTAAAGTACTAGATTTAAATTATTTAAATGAATTGAATTACGAAGATGAAGTTTCGATTGAAATCTCGGAAATTATTGAAAATTCGATTTATTTGTACATCAAAAAAGACGAGAAAATTTATTTTGCTTTAAAAGTAGAAATCTAA